The window TATAATAGTCAGTAACATTTAAAACTATTTATGAGTTAATAACCGTGGACACTTTATCCAAAAAAAATGTAGGTAACTTTGCCGATATTGTTTTTATTTTTGGAGTTAACTCTAATACGTTCATATTATAATAATACCAATGCTTGTCATTGGTTTTTTATACCTATTTTTATATAACTTTAAACATTAACTTAACTAGCAGATATATATCATTATGAAAAAGACAAAAATTGTATGTACTATCGGTCCAAAATCTGAATCAAAAGAAATGTTGTCTAAACTATTAAATGCAGGCATGAATGTAATGCGTTTAAACTTTTCCCACGGTGACTATGAAGAGCACGGTGGCCGTATCAAAAATTTACGTGAAGTAATGCAAGAAACTGGTATTAAAGCAGCTATTATGCTTGATACAAAAGGTCCAGAAATCCGTACTATCAAACTTGAAGGTGGTAATGATGTTTCTCTAGTTGCTGGCCAAAAATTTACATTTACTACTGATAAATCTGTAATCGGTAATAAAGACCGTGTAGCAGTGACTTATGCTGGATTTGCAACAGATTTAAAAGTAGGTGATCGTGTATTAGTTGATGATGGTCTTATTGCAATGGATGTAACAGCAATCAATGGTAATGAAGTTGTTTGTAACGTCCTTAATAATGGCGATCTAGGTGAAAATAAAGGTGTTAACCTTCCTGGCGTATCAATTCAATTACCTGCATTAGCTGAAAAAGATAAACAAGATCTTATCTTCGGTTGTGAACAAGGTGTTGATTTTATCGCAGCATCGTTTATTCGTAAACGTTCTGACGTTGAAGATATCCGTGCTCATTTAAAAGCACATGGTGGTGAAGATATTCAAATTATCTCTAAAATTGAAAACCAAGAAGGTTTAGATAATTTTGATGAAATTTTAGAAGCATCTGACGGTATCATGGTTGCACGTGGCGATTTAGGTGTTGAAATCCCTGTTGAAGAAGTTATTTTTGCACAAAAAATGATGATCAGAAAATGTGTTAAAGCATCTAAACCAGTTATTACTGCAACTCAGATGCTTGATTCTATGATCAAAAACCCACGCCCTACTCGTGCTGAAGCGGGTGATGTTGCCAATGCTATCTTAGACGGAACTGATGCAGTAATGTTATCTGGCGAAAGTGCTAAAGGTAAATACCCATTAGAAACCGTTAATATTATGGCGACTATCTGTAAACGTACAGATAAAACTATTCCTGCATCACTTGAACTACCTGCTGGTAATAAATTAAGAATTACTGCTGCTGTTTGCTGTGGAGCGGTTGAGATTGCAGAAAGATTAGAAGCACCACTTATTGTTGTTGCAACACGCAGTGGTAAATCTGCGCGTGAAGTACGTCGTTATTTCCCTAAAGCACGTATTATCGCATTATCATCTAGCCAAAAAACAATTAATCAATTAATTTTAACTAAAGGTGTTGAGCCTGTATTAATTGATGCGATCAACTCTACTGATGATTTCTACCGTTTAGGTAAAGAATTAGCAGTAAAAGTAGGTGGCGCACAAGCTGGTGATGCAATTGTAATGGTATCAGGTGCTTTAGTACCAAGTGGAACAACAAATACAACATCGGTTCACCGTATCTAATTTGTTACTCTTTTCATATGATAAAAAAAAGCCGGCTTTTGCTGGTTTTTTATTACTTAAAAAATATCTTTTATATTCAACTAAATATGCAAATTCAAATCAATTCAGTATATAATTAACCATAATACTTTTTTATAGTAGGTTGAACAAAAATAATATGAACAATGACACACTATACTTTCAAAAAGAGATTAGCTGGCTTGCTTTTAATGAGAGAGTATTGCAGGAAGCGGCAGATAAAAGTAATCCACTCATTGAAAGGGTTCGTTTTTTAGGTATTTATTCCAATAATCTTGATGAATTCTACCAAGTTCAATTTGCTAATTTAAAAAGAGATGTCTTAATTGAACAAGAACAAGGTCGTAGCTCAAATGCAAAAAGTATTTTGCGACAAGTTGAGCAAAAAGTCACTCAGACAGAGTTAAAGTTTGATAAGCTTTATAATGAATTACTTTTAGAGATGGCCAGAAATCAGATTTTTCTTATTAATGAAAGACAATTGACTTCGCAACAAGAAGTGTGGATAAAAAAATACTACAAACAGAACCTAAGACAGTATATTACACCGATATTACTTGATAGTTACACTGATTTGATCCAGATTTTAAAAGATGATCACTCTTATCTTGCTGTCGAAATTATCAATAATAATGAAATAAAATATGCACTATTAGATCTGCCAACTGAAAAAGTCCCTCGTTTTGTATTGTTACCTTCTGATACAACGACTAAAAATAAATCAATTATCTTTTTAGATAATATTTTACGTTTCTGTTTACCTGATATATTTAAAATATTTTTTGATGTAACTGAATTTAATGCGTATTCGATAAAAATAAACCGTGATGCCGAATATGAACTCAGCAGCGAATTAGATAGTTTATTGGAGCTGATGTCTCAAGGGTTAAAGCAGCGTTTAACGGCTCAACCGGTACGATTTATTTACCAAAAAGATATGCCTAAAGCATTAATTGAATTATTACTGACAAAATTGAAATTATCAGAAAATGATGCAACCCCTGGCGGTCGCTATCCTAATTTAAAAGATCTCATGGGCATCCCGTGTATTGGTCACAAAAATCTATTAAATAAGGTTTTACCTGATTTAACATATAACCGTTTCAAACAATTTAGAAATGCCTTTGATACGATCAAAGATCGGGACATTTTACTCTACTACCCCTACTACTCTTTTAGCCATGTACTTGAAATTATGCGTCAAGCCTCTTTTGATCCGAGTGTAACTCATATTCGAATTAATATTTATCGAGTGGCAAAAGATTCCAGGTTTGTACAAGCTGCAATTAATGCGGCCAATAATGGTAAAAAAGTAACCGTGGTTGTTGAATTACAGGCGCGTTTTGATGAAGAGATCAATATTCGTTGGGCTAAAAAATTAATTGGTTCAGGGGTGAAAGTAATTTACTCACTACCGAAGTTGAAAATTCATGCCAAACTATTTTTAATTGAGCGTAGAGAGAATGATCAAATTGTCCGTTATGCTCATATTGGTTCCGGTAATTTTAATGAAAAAACAGCTAAAATATATACGGACTTCTCATTACTAACTGCCGATCCTATGATTACCGATGAAGTTAAAAAAGTATTTAATTTTATTGAGAACCCATTCAAACCGGTTACATTCAATTATTTATTAGTCTCTCCACAAAATACTCGAATTAGATTAATGGAGCTTATTCAACGTGAAATAGATAATGCGAATAATGATAAACCCGCAGGTATTTATTTGAAGCTAAATGCGATAACAGATAAAGATATGATCAATAAGCTTTATCAGGCTTCGTCTGCAGGTGTAAAGATTAGGATGATTGTACGTGGTATGTGTATTTTAAAACCACAAGTGCCTAATTTGAGTGAGAATATTATTGTAACAAGTATTGTTGATCGCTTTTTAGAACACGCAAGAGTCTATATTTTTGAAAACAGTGGTCAAAAGGATACTTATATCTCATCAGCTGACTGGATGCCACGTAATATTGATAACCGTGTTGAAGCCGGGGTTAAAATTTTAGATCCAAGTTTACAGAAAATTATTCAAGATATTTTTATGATTCAAGCTAATGATAATGTAAAAGCCAGAATTATTGATAAAGATTTACAAAATAACTATATCCAACGAGGTAATAAGAAGAAAGTTAGGGCTCAAATTGCCATCTATGATTATTTAAACCGCTTAGAAAACAATCCATAAAATAGGAACAGTAGCATGCATTCTAAACCCAATAGTGATAATGAATATGCCATTGTAGATTTAGGGTCAAATAGTTTTCATATGATCATTGTAAAAAAAATCAATGATTCTTTACAAGTTATCTATAAAAATAAACAGAACATTCACCTTGCAACAGGATTGAATAGCCAGTTTTATTTAAGTAAAAGTAGTATCAATCGTGGTGTAAAATGTTTAGCTATGTTTGCTGAACGTTTATCGAATATTGCACCGCAAAATATTAAAGTTGTTGGGACTTACTCTTTACGCGTAGCTAAAAATAAACATGAGTTTTTACTTGAAGCAGCGAAGGTTTTCCCTTATCCCATTGAAATTATTTCTGGTCAAGAAGAGGCTCGCCTAATC is drawn from Orbaceae bacterium BiB and contains these coding sequences:
- the ppk1 gene encoding polyphosphate kinase 1 — encoded protein: MNNDTLYFQKEISWLAFNERVLQEAADKSNPLIERVRFLGIYSNNLDEFYQVQFANLKRDVLIEQEQGRSSNAKSILRQVEQKVTQTELKFDKLYNELLLEMARNQIFLINERQLTSQQEVWIKKYYKQNLRQYITPILLDSYTDLIQILKDDHSYLAVEIINNNEIKYALLDLPTEKVPRFVLLPSDTTTKNKSIIFLDNILRFCLPDIFKIFFDVTEFNAYSIKINRDAEYELSSELDSLLELMSQGLKQRLTAQPVRFIYQKDMPKALIELLLTKLKLSENDATPGGRYPNLKDLMGIPCIGHKNLLNKVLPDLTYNRFKQFRNAFDTIKDRDILLYYPYYSFSHVLEIMRQASFDPSVTHIRINIYRVAKDSRFVQAAINAANNGKKVTVVVELQARFDEEINIRWAKKLIGSGVKVIYSLPKLKIHAKLFLIERRENDQIVRYAHIGSGNFNEKTAKIYTDFSLLTADPMITDEVKKVFNFIENPFKPVTFNYLLVSPQNTRIRLMELIQREIDNANNDKPAGIYLKLNAITDKDMINKLYQASSAGVKIRMIVRGMCILKPQVPNLSENIIVTSIVDRFLEHARVYIFENSGQKDTYISSADWMPRNIDNRVEAGVKILDPSLQKIIQDIFMIQANDNVKARIIDKDLQNNYIQRGNKKKVRAQIAIYDYLNRLENNP
- the pykF gene encoding pyruvate kinase PykF yields the protein MKKTKIVCTIGPKSESKEMLSKLLNAGMNVMRLNFSHGDYEEHGGRIKNLREVMQETGIKAAIMLDTKGPEIRTIKLEGGNDVSLVAGQKFTFTTDKSVIGNKDRVAVTYAGFATDLKVGDRVLVDDGLIAMDVTAINGNEVVCNVLNNGDLGENKGVNLPGVSIQLPALAEKDKQDLIFGCEQGVDFIAASFIRKRSDVEDIRAHLKAHGGEDIQIISKIENQEGLDNFDEILEASDGIMVARGDLGVEIPVEEVIFAQKMMIRKCVKASKPVITATQMLDSMIKNPRPTRAEAGDVANAILDGTDAVMLSGESAKGKYPLETVNIMATICKRTDKTIPASLELPAGNKLRITAAVCCGAVEIAERLEAPLIVVATRSGKSAREVRRYFPKARIIALSSSQKTINQLILTKGVEPVLIDAINSTDDFYRLGKELAVKVGGAQAGDAIVMVSGALVPSGTTNTTSVHRI